A DNA window from Ancylothrix sp. D3o contains the following coding sequences:
- a CDS encoding adenylate/guanylate cyclase domain-containing protein has translation MKKPVIICVDDEISLLKSLKLELKNAFYQDYAIEIAEGGEEALELIEELQEEGREIPLIISDYLMPNMKGDELLKRVQEISPHTLKVMLTGQANLEAIGNAINYAKLYRYIAKPWQSEDLILTVKEALNSYNQEQKLGQQNAQIVEFNNILQGLLSEQSILISKLHEEEQRLKKFLDAMPVGVLVTDTEGKPFYINSRAQELLGKGRVEIANLEALREAYQIYRAKTNQLYPLEEDAIFCALQGRSVYLDDWQIRQADKSIPIEVWGTPIYDEEGNIIYAIAAFTDITERKKAEAERSKWTKQLADLNCNLQKALETEFQLTEAASRFVPNQFLSFLGYESLVDVKLGDAVEQEMSILFCDIRDFTTISEKLSPQDNFKFINSYLSRMEPAIIENNGFIDKYIGDAIMALFGESADDAVKAGISMLQKLRQYNFNRCQGGYPAIKIGVGINTGSLMLGTVGGVNRMDSTVISDAVNLAARVETLTKHYGVSMLITQRTFSHLKTPENYAMRQVDEVQVKGKSESVLIYEVFEGDPPEEKEAKLKTLERFTEGLCLYSNQQFNKAAVLFAECLRLHPQDRLALIYLQLCQNQTKDNSLLYPF, from the coding sequence ATGAAAAAGCCAGTAATTATTTGTGTAGACGATGAGATTAGCCTTCTTAAAAGTTTAAAGTTAGAGCTAAAAAATGCTTTTTATCAAGATTATGCCATTGAAATTGCCGAAGGGGGAGAGGAGGCTTTAGAGTTAATTGAAGAGTTGCAGGAGGAGGGGCGAGAAATTCCTTTAATTATTTCTGATTATTTGATGCCAAATATGAAGGGTGATGAACTTTTAAAGCGGGTTCAAGAGATTTCTCCCCATACTCTTAAGGTTATGTTAACAGGGCAGGCAAATTTAGAAGCAATTGGAAATGCAATTAATTATGCTAAACTCTATCGCTATATTGCCAAACCTTGGCAATCTGAAGACCTTATATTGACGGTTAAAGAAGCGCTTAATAGTTACAATCAAGAGCAAAAACTAGGGCAGCAAAATGCTCAGATTGTGGAATTTAATAATATTTTGCAAGGCTTATTAAGTGAACAATCTATATTAATTTCTAAACTGCATGAGGAAGAACAACGTTTAAAAAAATTTTTAGATGCGATGCCGGTGGGGGTTTTGGTGACAGATACGGAAGGTAAACCTTTTTATATTAATTCTCGCGCTCAGGAGTTGCTTGGCAAAGGAAGGGTGGAAATAGCAAATCTTGAGGCATTGCGAGAAGCTTATCAAATTTATCGAGCAAAGACTAACCAACTATATCCTTTAGAAGAGGATGCAATTTTTTGTGCTCTTCAAGGCAGAAGCGTGTATCTTGATGATTGGCAAATTCGTCAAGCCGATAAGAGCATTCCGATTGAAGTTTGGGGAACGCCGATTTATGATGAAGAAGGTAATATTATTTATGCGATTGCGGCTTTTACTGATATTACGGAACGAAAAAAAGCGGAAGCGGAGCGCAGTAAGTGGACAAAACAATTAGCGGATCTTAATTGTAATTTGCAAAAGGCTTTAGAAACGGAATTCCAACTAACGGAAGCTGCGAGCCGGTTTGTGCCAAATCAGTTTTTATCTTTTTTGGGCTATGAAAGCCTTGTGGATGTGAAATTGGGGGATGCGGTAGAGCAGGAAATGTCGATTTTGTTTTGTGATATTCGGGATTTTACTACGATTTCGGAAAAATTGTCGCCTCAAGATAATTTTAAGTTTATTAATTCTTATCTTTCGCGGATGGAGCCGGCTATTATTGAAAATAATGGGTTTATTGATAAATATATTGGCGATGCCATTATGGCGCTGTTTGGGGAAAGCGCCGATGATGCAGTGAAAGCCGGTATTTCGATGCTACAAAAGCTGCGCCAATATAATTTTAATCGCTGTCAGGGTGGTTATCCAGCTATTAAAATTGGCGTTGGTATTAACACCGGCTCTTTAATGTTAGGGACGGTTGGCGGTGTAAACCGAATGGATAGCACGGTGATCAGTGATGCGGTGAATTTAGCGGCGCGGGTTGAAACTTTAACGAAACATTATGGGGTGTCGATGTTGATTACTCAGAGGACTTTTTCGCACTTAAAAACGCCGGAAAATTATGCAATGCGCCAGGTGGATGAAGTTCAAGTGAAAGGCAAATCTGAATCTGTTTTAATTTATGAGGTTTTTGAGGGTGATCCGCCGGAAGAAAAAGAAGCGAAGTTGAAAACTCTGGAAAGGTTTACTGAAGGGTTATGCTTGTATAGTAACCAACAATTTAACAAAGCTGCTGTTTTATTTGCGGAATGTTTGCGCCTGCATCCCCAGGATAGACTGGCGTTGATTTATTTACAACTTTGCCAGAATCAAACTAAAGATAATTCTCTTTTATATCCCTTTTAA
- a CDS encoding hybrid sensor histidine kinase/response regulator, translating to MCIKSVSRLAVKMTGKLPLRAIFIFPFVFQIVGAVGIVGYLSFKNGQEAVNNLANQLMREVSARVEQNLETLLAKPHEINQSNYDAVQLGILNFENLDDWEKYLWRQVQVYPYMNFIAVANKNGDYRAGEKLSDGTLRVNATKGEGSADPFIFSSFNTNEKGERTTLEFTRKNSDPRQIPWFIDGVKAGKATWSSVYISFLEPTLLVSAVRPVYDKGNELEGMLLATLRLDQIGNFLNTLKIGKIGQAFIMERSGLMVATSTSEKPFRFINNERKLIQVKDSNNLLTKATNSYLTERFQNLKSIQTAQQIKFEFQGNSYFLRVLPIKDSHDLDWLIVVVVPESDFMEKINDNNRTTVLLCLVAFVGATMLGILTSGWVINPILRLNQAAKNIAKGEWEKTTVKIDRSDELGELVKSFNSMARQLQESLETLEQKVEERTAELMVAKEKAEVANYAKSTFLANMSHEFRTPLNAIIGFAQLMKRSQSLPPEQLENISIINRSSEHLLTLINNVLDLAKIEAGRTTITEKNFDLHRLLDDLEDMFNFKAEEKHLQLIFERMLDVPQYVRTDEIKLRQVLINLLNNALKFTTEGGVTVRVSSAGGKGELGMPAELHFAIEDTGPGISQEEINQIFEAFGQTQVGKESQEGTGLGLPISRQFVRLMEGEIRVNSVVGKGSIFEFNIIAKVGDRSEVENQKQVRHVMGLEANQPRYRILIVDDKPVNRQLLVKMLNPLGFDVKEAKNGQEAIEIWDSWEPHLIWMDMRMPVMDGYEATKHIKSTIKGQATAIIALTASALEEEKAIFISAGCDDFMRKPFREADIFETMHKHIGVRYIYSETAAGGVGKVSQKDIEDPLKPQVLGLLPASLLTSLEYAASVADMAGVEDYIEEIRRENPSVAEALMSFAANFDYDKIVEIIRAAKNLEK from the coding sequence ATGTGTATCAAATCTGTTTCTCGCTTGGCTGTAAAAATGACTGGGAAGTTGCCTTTGCGGGCAATTTTTATTTTTCCCTTCGTTTTCCAAATTGTTGGGGCTGTAGGAATTGTTGGCTATCTGTCTTTTAAAAACGGGCAGGAAGCGGTTAATAATTTGGCTAACCAGTTAATGAGGGAAGTGAGTGCGCGTGTTGAGCAAAACTTAGAAACTTTGCTGGCAAAGCCTCACGAAATTAATCAAAGTAATTATGATGCGGTTCAGTTAGGAATTTTAAATTTTGAAAATTTGGATGATTGGGAAAAATATTTGTGGAGACAAGTTCAAGTTTATCCTTATATGAACTTTATTGCAGTTGCCAATAAAAACGGAGATTATAGAGCCGGCGAAAAGCTTTCAGATGGCACTTTAAGGGTTAATGCGACGAAGGGAGAAGGAAGTGCTGATCCTTTTATTTTTTCTTCTTTCAATACTAATGAAAAGGGAGAGCGGACAACACTAGAATTCACTCGCAAAAATTCTGATCCTCGCCAGATTCCTTGGTTTATTGATGGAGTTAAGGCGGGTAAAGCAACATGGAGTTCTGTTTATATTTCATTTTTAGAACCGACTTTACTGGTGAGCGCGGTTAGGCCGGTTTATGATAAAGGGAATGAGTTAGAAGGGATGTTGCTTGCAACGTTACGCCTCGATCAGATTGGGAACTTTTTAAATACGCTGAAAATTGGCAAAATCGGCCAAGCTTTTATTATGGAAAGAAGCGGCCTTATGGTAGCAACTTCTACGTCAGAAAAACCCTTTCGCTTTATAAACAACGAGAGAAAATTAATACAAGTTAAAGATAGCAACAATTTGCTAACGAAAGCAACGAATAGCTATTTAACTGAGCGTTTTCAGAACTTAAAATCAATTCAAACTGCTCAGCAAATTAAGTTTGAATTTCAGGGAAACTCTTATTTTCTGAGGGTGTTGCCGATCAAAGACAGTCACGATTTAGATTGGTTGATTGTTGTGGTGGTTCCTGAAAGCGATTTTATGGAGAAAATTAACGATAATAACCGCACAACTGTTTTATTATGTCTGGTAGCTTTTGTGGGCGCTACAATGCTTGGCATTTTGACTTCGGGGTGGGTAATAAATCCAATTTTGAGATTAAATCAAGCGGCGAAAAATATTGCCAAAGGCGAGTGGGAAAAAACGACTGTTAAAATTGACCGTTCTGATGAATTGGGAGAGTTGGTGAAGTCTTTTAATTCGATGGCACGTCAGTTACAAGAATCTTTGGAAACCTTGGAGCAAAAAGTGGAGGAACGCACGGCAGAATTGATGGTTGCTAAAGAAAAAGCCGAAGTTGCTAACTATGCAAAAAGCACGTTTTTGGCGAATATGAGCCACGAGTTTCGCACGCCATTAAATGCGATTATTGGGTTTGCTCAATTAATGAAGCGCAGCCAATCTTTACCGCCAGAGCAATTAGAAAATATTAGTATTATTAACCGTAGTAGTGAGCATTTGTTGACGCTGATTAATAATGTTTTAGATTTGGCAAAAATTGAGGCCGGTCGCACGACAATCACGGAAAAGAATTTTGATTTACACCGGCTGCTGGATGATTTAGAAGATATGTTTAATTTCAAGGCAGAGGAAAAACATTTGCAGTTAATTTTTGAGCGGATGCTTGATGTTCCCCAATATGTGCGAACCGATGAAATTAAGTTGCGACAAGTTTTAATTAATTTGCTGAATAATGCTTTGAAATTTACTACAGAAGGGGGTGTGACAGTGCGGGTGAGTTCTGCTGGGGGAAAAGGTGAATTAGGAATGCCGGCGGAGTTACATTTTGCAATTGAAGATACCGGCCCAGGAATTTCCCAAGAGGAAATAAATCAAATTTTTGAAGCATTTGGGCAAACTCAAGTGGGTAAAGAATCACAAGAAGGGACGGGTTTGGGTTTGCCAATTAGCCGGCAATTTGTCCGGTTAATGGAAGGGGAAATTCGGGTGAATTCAGTGGTAGGAAAAGGCAGTATTTTTGAATTTAATATTATCGCTAAAGTGGGGGATAGAAGCGAAGTAGAAAATCAAAAGCAGGTGCGCCATGTGATGGGGCTGGAAGCAAACCAACCCCGTTATCGAATTTTGATTGTCGATGATAAGCCGGTGAACCGACAATTGTTAGTTAAAATGCTTAATCCTTTGGGTTTTGATGTTAAGGAAGCAAAAAATGGTCAAGAAGCAATTGAAATTTGGGATAGTTGGGAACCGCATTTAATATGGATGGATATGCGAATGCCGGTGATGGATGGCTATGAAGCAACCAAGCATATTAAATCTACAATTAAAGGTCAGGCGACGGCAATTATTGCGCTGACGGCGAGTGCTTTGGAGGAAGAAAAAGCTATTTTTATTTCTGCCGGCTGTGATGATTTTATGCGGAAACCGTTTCGGGAAGCCGATATTTTTGAGACGATGCACAAACATATAGGTGTGCGTTATATTTATTCAGAAACGGCTGCCGGTGGGGTTGGGAAAGTGTCTCAAAAGGATATCGAAGATCCTCTTAAACCCCAGGTTTTGGGGCTGTTACCGGCCTCTTTGTTGACGAGTTTGGAATATGCTGCGAGTGTTGCTGATATGGCCGGTGTTGAAGATTATATTGAGGAAATTCGCAGGGAAAATCCTTCGGTTGCTGAGGCGTTGATGAGTTTTGCTGCAAATTTTGACTATGACAAGATTGTTGAGATTATTCGAGCAGCAAAAAATCTCGAAAAATGA
- a CDS encoding site-specific DNA-methyltransferase, whose amino-acid sequence MLEFNRIMPGNCLEILPQIPDKSIDLVILDPPYWKVVSEKWDYNWRTQEDYANWCQKWLTEIARVMKLSGSLYLFGYLRNLIPLHSHLLNLGFLFRQQIIIDKGIRALGGRATKGYKMFPNVTESLLFFIGDSKPFIKQLLKQRQKELKLTAQEINRQLGVKENGGGMWSLYTGQNILAQIPTQEMWEKLQEILQFEYPYEDIAPVFNIEMGITDVWTDIDFYEEKRYHPTQKPVKLMERIIKASSNQGMVILDPFLGCGSTAIACHNLDRYFIGIEQEENYVKIARERLEKLKKQGPQNSNSLSSIVATSNNKILEQAASYQQLTLDLET is encoded by the coding sequence ATGCTTGAATTCAACCGCATTATGCCCGGAAACTGCCTTGAAATTCTCCCACAAATCCCCGACAAAAGCATTGATTTAGTCATCCTCGATCCCCCCTACTGGAAAGTGGTAAGTGAAAAATGGGATTACAACTGGCGCACCCAAGAAGATTATGCAAACTGGTGTCAAAAATGGCTTACAGAAATTGCCAGAGTGATGAAACTTTCGGGCAGCCTCTATTTATTTGGTTATTTGAGAAACTTAATCCCTCTCCATAGCCATCTCCTTAATCTTGGCTTTCTTTTTCGCCAACAAATCATCATCGATAAAGGCATTCGCGCCCTTGGCGGCAGAGCAACAAAAGGCTACAAAATGTTTCCTAATGTTACCGAATCTTTGTTGTTTTTTATCGGTGACAGCAAACCTTTTATTAAACAACTTCTCAAACAAAGACAAAAAGAACTGAAATTAACTGCTCAAGAAATTAACCGGCAACTGGGAGTTAAAGAAAACGGCGGCGGAATGTGGTCACTTTACACCGGCCAAAACATTCTCGCTCAAATTCCCACCCAAGAAATGTGGGAAAAATTGCAAGAAATACTGCAATTTGAGTATCCCTACGAAGACATCGCGCCGGTTTTTAACATCGAAATGGGGATAACAGATGTGTGGACAGATATTGATTTTTACGAAGAAAAAAGATATCATCCCACGCAGAAGCCGGTGAAATTGATGGAACGGATAATTAAAGCCAGCAGTAATCAAGGAATGGTGATTTTAGACCCCTTTTTGGGATGTGGTTCTACAGCCATTGCTTGCCATAATTTAGACCGCTATTTTATAGGAATTGAGCAAGAAGAAAACTATGTAAAAATTGCTAGAGAAAGACTGGAAAAGCTTAAAAAGCAAGGCCCACAAAATAGTAATTCCCTATCTTCTATAGTGGCTACGTCAAACAATAAAATCCTTGAGCAAGCCGCATCATATCAGCAACTAACTCTTGATTTGGAAACTTAG
- a CDS encoding MamI family restriction endonuclease, which translates to MRPNLNLITIDDNLNKIKQLLSELVIQPRINAVKWSKITKQTPNLKVGYPGQHLASLITGVPGTRTGARGKDLADGSEVKSCSRIDQLDKCNSCKSPVARLEVACPECGSIKIKRNNDSKWLFTIRSERDLNELIKEIERVILVIADYPNFEDQDYDTLRIQSFEIWPTSDRHTRFRELMYNYYNHIYLTAKRKKPEQTPAPKNFWPYSYQFYICNPILTFSCLVHRAISETPSLEILKYVKPDEDRSFLDSVAMPTNLLNQPEKENLRLRVGLESLPTSLDESLKQYLPLRNQ; encoded by the coding sequence ATGCGCCCTAATCTAAACTTAATTACAATTGACGATAACTTAAATAAAATTAAGCAACTTTTGAGTGAGTTGGTTATTCAACCCCGCATAAATGCTGTAAAGTGGTCAAAAATAACTAAGCAAACTCCTAACCTTAAAGTGGGTTATCCTGGGCAACATTTAGCCTCGCTGATCACAGGAGTTCCAGGCACAAGAACTGGTGCAAGAGGAAAGGATTTAGCGGATGGATCTGAGGTAAAATCTTGTTCTAGGATTGACCAACTCGACAAGTGTAATAGTTGTAAATCACCTGTGGCACGATTAGAAGTAGCTTGCCCAGAATGCGGCTCAATAAAGATCAAGAGAAATAATGATTCAAAGTGGCTTTTTACGATTAGGAGTGAAAGAGATTTAAACGAATTAATTAAAGAAATTGAAAGAGTCATCTTAGTAATTGCTGATTATCCAAACTTTGAGGATCAGGATTATGATACGTTAAGGATTCAATCTTTTGAAATTTGGCCTACAAGTGATCGCCATACCCGATTTAGAGAGTTAATGTATAACTATTATAACCATATTTATTTAACGGCTAAAAGAAAAAAACCGGAGCAAACACCAGCGCCAAAAAATTTTTGGCCGTATAGCTATCAGTTCTATATTTGTAATCCAATTTTAACTTTTTCTTGCTTAGTCCATAGGGCCATTAGTGAAACTCCTAGCCTAGAGATACTAAAGTATGTAAAACCCGATGAAGATAGGTCTTTTCTTGATTCAGTAGCAATGCCAACAAACCTTTTAAATCAGCCGGAAAAGGAAAACCTTCGTTTAAGGGTTGGTTTAGAGTCTTTACCCACAAGTCTTGATGAGAGTTTGAAGCAATACCTGCCACTAAGAAATCAATAA
- a CDS encoding helix-turn-helix domain-containing protein produces the protein MKPEVLIKFGQKVRQERRKQNLSQEGLAEKANLHRTYIGMIERAEKNITLINVQKIADALGLSIGDLFKD, from the coding sequence ATGAAACCAGAAGTTTTAATCAAATTTGGTCAAAAAGTAAGGCAAGAAAGACGAAAACAGAACCTTTCACAAGAAGGGTTGGCTGAAAAGGCAAATCTTCATCGAACTTATATAGGAATGATTGAAAGAGCAGAAAAAAATATCACATTAATAAATGTACAAAAAATTGCTGATGCTTTGGGTTTAAGCATCGGTGATTTATTTAAAGACTAA
- the groL gene encoding chaperonin GroEL (60 kDa chaperone family; promotes refolding of misfolded polypeptides especially under stressful conditions; forms two stacked rings of heptamers to form a barrel-shaped 14mer; ends can be capped by GroES; misfolded proteins enter the barrel where they are refolded when GroES binds) gives MAKRIIYNENARRALERGMDILAEAVAVTLGPKGRNVVLEKKFGAPQIVNDGVTIAKEIELEDHVENTGVALIRQAASKTNDAAGDGTTTATVLAHAMVKEGLRNVAAGANAIILKRGIDKAAGFLVEQIAKHARPVEDSKAIAQVGSISAGNDEEVGNMIAEAMDKVGKEGVISLEEGKSMTTELEITEGMRFDKGYISPYFVTDTERMEAVFEEPFLLLTDKKIALVQDLVPVLEQVARAGRPLVILAEDIEKEALATLVVNRLRGVLNVAAVKAPGFGDRRKAMLEDIAVLTGGQVITEDAGLKLETTKLDMLGRARRITLTKDNTTIVAEGNEAAVKTRCEQIRRQMEDTESSYDKEKLQERLAKLAGGVAVIKVGAATETEMKDRKLRLEDAINATKAAVEEGIVPGGGTTLAHLAPELEQWANANLSAEELTGALIVSRAISAPLKRIAENAGQNGAVIAERVKEKPFNVGYNAASNEFVDLFEAGIVDPAKVTRSALQNAASIAGMVLTTECIVVDKPEPKEGAGAGAGAGMGGGDFDY, from the coding sequence ATGGCTAAGCGCATCATTTACAACGAAAATGCTCGTCGCGCCCTGGAACGGGGTATGGATATTTTGGCCGAAGCTGTGGCCGTAACTTTGGGGCCCAAAGGTCGCAATGTGGTGCTGGAAAAGAAATTCGGCGCTCCTCAAATTGTGAATGATGGTGTGACTATTGCTAAAGAAATTGAGCTTGAAGATCATGTCGAAAACACCGGCGTGGCTTTGATTCGTCAAGCTGCTTCTAAAACCAATGATGCCGCTGGTGATGGCACCACGACTGCAACGGTTTTGGCTCACGCAATGGTTAAAGAAGGTCTGCGTAATGTGGCCGCCGGCGCTAATGCTATTATCCTGAAACGTGGTATTGATAAAGCTGCTGGTTTCTTGGTAGAACAAATTGCCAAACACGCTCGCCCTGTGGAAGATTCTAAGGCGATTGCTCAAGTGGGTTCAATTTCTGCCGGCAATGATGAAGAAGTTGGCAATATGATCGCTGAGGCGATGGATAAGGTGGGTAAAGAAGGTGTGATTTCCTTGGAAGAAGGAAAATCCATGACCACCGAGTTAGAAATTACTGAAGGTATGCGTTTTGATAAGGGTTATATTTCCCCTTATTTCGTGACGGATACTGAGCGGATGGAGGCGGTTTTTGAGGAGCCTTTCTTGTTGTTAACTGATAAGAAAATTGCTCTGGTTCAAGATTTGGTGCCGGTGCTTGAGCAGGTGGCTCGTGCCGGTCGTCCTCTGGTGATTTTGGCTGAGGATATTGAGAAGGAAGCTTTGGCTACTTTGGTGGTAAACCGTTTGCGCGGTGTGCTGAATGTGGCTGCTGTTAAGGCTCCTGGTTTTGGTGATCGTCGTAAGGCAATGTTGGAAGATATTGCTGTATTAACTGGCGGTCAAGTGATTACTGAAGATGCCGGTTTGAAGCTGGAAACTACTAAGCTTGATATGTTGGGTCGCGCTCGTCGCATTACTTTGACTAAGGATAATACGACGATTGTTGCTGAAGGAAACGAGGCTGCTGTTAAGACTCGTTGTGAGCAAATTCGCCGTCAAATGGAAGATACCGAGTCTTCTTATGATAAGGAGAAGTTGCAAGAGCGTTTGGCTAAGTTGGCCGGTGGTGTTGCAGTGATCAAGGTTGGTGCTGCAACCGAAACGGAAATGAAGGATCGCAAGTTGCGTTTGGAAGATGCGATCAACGCTACTAAGGCTGCTGTTGAAGAAGGTATTGTGCCTGGTGGTGGTACGACTTTGGCTCATTTGGCGCCTGAGTTGGAACAGTGGGCAAATGCTAATTTGTCTGCTGAAGAATTGACTGGTGCTTTGATTGTTTCTCGTGCAATTTCTGCTCCTCTGAAACGGATTGCTGAAAATGCCGGTCAGAATGGTGCTGTGATTGCTGAACGGGTGAAAGAGAAGCCGTTTAATGTTGGTTACAATGCTGCTTCTAACGAGTTTGTTGATTTGTTTGAGGCGGGAATTGTTGACCCTGCGAAGGTGACTCGTTCTGCTCTGCAAAATGCTGCGTCTATTGCCGGTATGGTGTTGACGACTGAGTGCATTGTTGTTGATAAGCCTGAGCCTAAAGAAGGTGCTGGTGCTGGTGCCGGTGCTGGTATGGGTGGCGGCGATTTCGATTACTAA
- the groES gene encoding co-chaperone GroES, with protein MAAVSLSVSTVKPLGDRVFVKVSAAEEKTAGGILLPDAAKEKPQIGEVVQVGPGKRNEDGSRQEMEVKIGDKVLYSKYAGTDIKLGTEEYVLLSEKDILAVVN; from the coding sequence ATGGCTGCTGTATCTCTGAGTGTTTCTACCGTCAAACCTCTAGGAGATCGCGTTTTTGTAAAGGTAAGTGCTGCTGAAGAAAAGACGGCAGGTGGCATTTTACTGCCGGATGCGGCTAAAGAAAAACCCCAAATTGGCGAAGTGGTTCAAGTTGGCCCTGGCAAGCGCAATGAGGACGGTTCTCGTCAAGAAATGGAAGTAAAAATTGGCGACAAAGTTCTCTATTCTAAGTACGCCGGCACCGATATCAAACTCGGTACTGAGGAATACGTTTTACTGTCTGAAAAAGATATTCTCGCTGTCGTTAACTAG
- the alr gene encoding alanine racemase, with amino-acid sequence MLSWEQSPSLASMRCERAWVEINLPALAENVRYLKRLLSPKTDLMAVIKADAYGHGAVQVAQTVLNSGADWLGVATIPEGIELRESGITAPILILGATNTTEQVRTLVRWQLQPTLCTPQQALIFSEALQSLSFAKGKEQTLPVHIKLDTGMSRLGSPWQEATEFVKCVSACPNLKIASIYSHFATADSPDPTIMWQQHSRFQKAIFALQNAGLSVPKLHLSNSAAALTDSHLHYDMVRMGLAIYGLYPAEHLKSVVELKPVMQVKARVTQIKTLEAGTGVSYGHHFVASRSMRVAVIGIGYADGIPRNLSNKMKVLVRGEWVQQIGAITMDQLMLDVTAIPDLQVGEVVTLLGSQGKHHISAEDWATMLGTISWEILCGFKHRLPRVPVSQPFELQQQPVQP; translated from the coding sequence ATGCTGAGTTGGGAGCAAAGTCCAAGCCTAGCATCAATGCGTTGTGAGCGGGCCTGGGTGGAAATTAACTTGCCTGCTCTTGCAGAAAATGTGCGGTACTTGAAGCGGTTGCTTTCTCCAAAAACTGACCTTATGGCAGTCATCAAAGCCGATGCCTACGGACATGGAGCCGTGCAAGTCGCGCAAACCGTTCTCAATAGCGGTGCCGACTGGTTGGGAGTGGCCACCATCCCAGAGGGAATAGAACTGCGCGAAAGCGGTATTACAGCGCCTATCTTGATTTTGGGTGCCACAAATACCACCGAACAAGTGCGGACGCTCGTTCGGTGGCAATTGCAACCCACCTTATGCACGCCTCAGCAAGCATTGATATTTTCAGAAGCTTTGCAATCTTTATCTTTTGCTAAGGGCAAAGAACAAACTTTGCCGGTGCATATCAAACTTGATACTGGAATGTCGCGGCTGGGTTCTCCTTGGCAAGAAGCCACCGAATTTGTAAAGTGCGTCTCGGCGTGTCCTAACTTAAAAATTGCCAGTATCTATTCCCATTTTGCCACCGCAGATAGTCCAGATCCGACAATTATGTGGCAACAACATTCGCGTTTTCAGAAAGCAATTTTTGCCCTTCAAAATGCCGGTTTATCGGTGCCGAAACTGCATTTATCAAATTCCGCAGCCGCCCTCACCGATTCGCATTTGCACTACGATATGGTGCGAATGGGATTAGCGATTTATGGATTATATCCCGCCGAACATTTAAAATCGGTTGTCGAATTAAAACCCGTGATGCAAGTCAAAGCACGAGTCACTCAAATTAAAACTCTCGAAGCCGGCACCGGCGTCAGTTATGGTCATCATTTTGTTGCCAGCCGGTCAATGCGTGTAGCCGTTATCGGCATTGGTTATGCTGATGGCATTCCTCGCAATCTTTCCAATAAAATGAAAGTTTTGGTGCGCGGTGAATGGGTACAGCAAATTGGCGCAATTACAATGGATCAATTAATGCTAGATGTGACAGCAATTCCTGACTTACAAGTAGGCGAAGTTGTCACCTTGCTAGGATCACAAGGCAAACACCACATCAGTGCAGAAGATTGGGCAACAATGCTGGGTACAATTTCTTGGGAAATTCTCTGCGGTTTTAAACACCGGCTTCCTCGCGTGCCGGTCAGCCAGCCCTTTGAACTACAACAGCAGCCGGTGCAACCTTAA